The Pirellulales bacterium DNA window GGAGCCATTCAGCAAACAACGCAAATTGCGCCCGGCATGCCCGACGTGATTGCGAAAGCCACGCAAACGCTGGAATCAAGCGACCTGCAAAAAGCAATTGACCGGAGGCTGGCTTCGCCGGAAGTGCAAAATCTGCTGGCCAATAAATCGCCGGATGAACAGGCAAAAATTCGCGTTACGCAAGCTGGCATTGCCAAGCAGCAATTGAAATCGTCGGTGGAGCAGGCGGCCGGCTCAGATTATTCCAAAGTCCAGGAAATCGGCGGTCTGTTTGGACGGTTTTTATTGGCGCTGCTGGTCGTGCGGATTGCCAGCCGCAGAAATTTATTGCGTGTGTTTCAAATTCCAGGCCTGATTGTGTTGCCCCTGACTTTTGGCTACTTGGCGCTGCATAACCAAGAGTTGTTCACCATTGCCAACTGGCACGTAACTTTATTCGACATTGGCATTTTCTTGTCCGGGCTATTCACCATCGCCCAGTTTAGTTTTTGGGGAAATTATTTGCCCCGCGTTTACCCCCTGCATTTACGTGGCACGGGAGAAGGCTTTGCGGCCAACATTGGCGGCCGGATGCTGGGTACTTCGTTCGCCGCGCTGGCAACTTTTTTGGCTTCGCGCGATTTCATGCCCGGCGAAGGTGATCCACAAAAAATGGCCTACACTGCAGCGGCCATTGGATTCGGCGTATATTTCCTGGGGCTGGTTTTTTCATTTTTCCTGCCGGAACCCCCACAGGAGAAGCTGCTAGAGTGACGGTTTGCAGCCTCCGACAATGACCCTAAGCCCCGCTGCAACCGTAAAGAAATTGACCCATTTTCTCACGGTTTTTACAATGCGCTAACCTATGGCCAATCCTCGTATGAAAGCGATTGTTTCGTATCCGCCAGCCATTATGCAAAATCTATCTCGCCGGAACATTACTGGGTATTTGCTGGTTGGTCTGTTTTTCGCCGGCGCGCTTCCGTGTCTTTCCGGCTGCGGCGAATCAACCGGACAAAGCAAACCCGAGCCTGCCACGTCCGTTGCCGTTTCCACCGACAACGCTGCCACCTCTGGCATCATCAGAATTGTTTCTAGCCTGCCGCGCACCGGCAGCGCCAAGCTGCAGACTGACACGATGGTCAACGGCATTAAATTGGCGTTGGACGAAGCTGCCTATAAGGTGGGCGATTTTTCGCTGGAGCTTGAAGATCGGGACGATGCAACGGCTGCCACCGGTGATTGGACTCCCGATGCGGAAGGGGACAATGCCCGACAGGCCGCCAACGATCCCGACGTCATGGTGTACATTGGTCCGTACAATTCCGGGGCGGCCAAAGTGTCGATGCCCATTTTGAATCGCGCTGGCCTGTTGATGATTAGTCCAGCCAACACCGCAGTCGGCCTTACCAAGCCGGGCCTGGGCGAGCCCGAC harbors:
- a CDS encoding MFS transporter: PAIPLILIRPFLPESPAWKQKKTAGTLKRPSIAELFAPGLRRTTVITTIMFALSFGAAFGAIQQTTQIAPGMPDVIAKATQTLESSDLQKAIDRRLASPEVQNLLANKSPDEQAKIRVTQAGIAKQQLKSSVEQAAGSDYSKVQEIGGLFGRFLLALLVVRIASRRNLLRVFQIPGLIVLPLTFGYLALHNQELFTIANWHVTLFDIGIFLSGLFTIAQFSFWGNYLPRVYPLHLRGTGEGFAANIGGRMLGTSFAALATFLASRDFMPGEGDPQKMAYTAAAIGFGVYFLGLVFSFFLPEPPQEKLLE